A stretch of the Arvicola amphibius chromosome 8, mArvAmp1.2, whole genome shotgun sequence genome encodes the following:
- the Lrrfip1 gene encoding leucine-rich repeat flightless-interacting protein 1 isoform X1, giving the protein MTSPAGTQNQEIDCLSPEAQRLAEARLAAKRAARAEAREIRMKELERQQKEVEERPDKDFLEKGSRNMPSLSAATLASLGGTSSRRGSGDTSISVDTEASIREIKELNELKDQIQDVEGKYMQGLKEMKDSLAEVEEKYKKAMVSNAQLDNEKTNFMYQVDTLKDTLLELEEQLAESQRLYEEKNKEFEREKHAHSILQFQFAEVKEALRQREEMLEKHGIILNSEIATNGETSDSLNDVGYQGPTKMPKEELNALKSAGEGTLGKAKEVEVKKEIVENVGKGGALQNTEQEQPRPNPVKDCVNKGVAHPGEKAEDQKSAEDSALSPRPLPGASYEQQVQSQAQENTSLLKTPEQIESHEVTDKPDGRTRNCLEQSNCLGGLDSEESGPIALGTRARSENSIGDQDEEKQEDLKTDLEKVSFEPCPHRVDEVRCTNSRDTGDNHLENAVEAGRAAGGEQADAAASGPLERSQDTAGHDRSYRNDGAEQSSEGELTQEVAEPEEALIQSPEASGENRVTRAEDTEVRDEKPIQAEVQATPGTPTVQSGHQDATGPGSTDAKRAPLDAKEPDKGKSEQQVEALDSPQKKSKNKKKKNKKKKSPAQAEPRKDASQELNCQNTEAGDLEEEQTQFPDKTQAAETQSEETESPEQKITAGSSEQVDCPEDPKTEFNGKQNQEEKDGVKTQAGKVAAAGDTLTSEADAACEADVAQSSGTGAEGEEIGEHVTDGPADGPTDVLDQNGPQYEERDISLMERKDSPKDANDASQRGSEEGQVLSQHPGQTVEKAENGCGIDNSDLSGELGGFNPESGVQARGEVEKSKNKEDCTMS; this is encoded by the exons GTAGAAGAAAGACCAGACAAAGACTTCCTTGAGAAG GGGTCCCGTAACATGCCCAGCTTGTCTGCTGCCACGCTGGCTTCTCTGGGCGGGACTTCCTCCCGGAGAGGAAGTGGAGATACTTCCATCTCCGTGGACACCGAGGCGTCCATTAGGGAAATTAAG GAACTTAATGAGTTAAAGGACCAGATTCAGGATGTAGAAGGCAAATACATGCAGGGATTGAAAGAGATGAAG GACTCGCTGGCTGAAGTCGAGGAGAAGTACAAGAAGGCCATGGTCTCCAACGCCCAGCTAGACAACGAGAAGACCAACTTCATGTACCAGGTAGACACGCTGAAGGACACGCTTCTGgagctggaagagcagctggccGAGTCTCAGAGACTATATGAGGAGAAGAACAAG GAGTTCGAGAGGGAGAAGCATGCCCACAGCATCCTGCAGTTCCAGTTTGCCGAAGTCAAGGAAGCTCTGAGGCAAAGGGAAGAAATGCTTGAG AAACATGGAATAATCCTAAATTCAGAAATCGCCACCAACGGAGAGACTTCAGACTCACTAAATGATGTTGGGTACCAAGGCCCTACGAAGATGCCAAAAGAAGAGCTGAATGCCCTCAAGTCAGCCGGGGAAGGGACACTAG GAAAAGCCAAAGAAGTGGAGGTGAAAAAGGAAATTGTGGAGAATGTGGGGAAAGGAGGAGCCTTACAGAATACTGAGCAAGAACAGCCCAGACCCAACCCAGTAAAGGATTGTGTGAACAAAGGGGTGGCACATCCCGGTGAGAAGGCTGAGGACCAGAAATCCGCTGAAGACAGTGCTCTGTCCCCACGACCACTACCAGGGGCCAGTTATGAGCAGCAGGTTCAGAGCCAAGCTCAAGAGAACACTTCTCTCCTCAAAACCCCAGAGCAGATTGAGTCACATGAGGTCACAGACAAGCCAGATGGTAGGACCAGAAACTGCTTGGAACAGTCCAACTGCCTGGGAGGTCTAGACAGTGAAGAGTCAGGGCCCATTGCCTTGGGTACCAGAGCTCGAAGTGAAAACTCTATAGGTGATcaggatgaagagaaacaagaggaCCTGAAAACAGACTTGGAGAAAGTTAGTTTCGAACCATGTCCACACAGAGTTGACGAGGTGCGCTGCACGAACTCAAGGGACACAGGTGACAATCACTTAGAGAATGCGGTAGAGGCAGGACGAGCTGCAGGTGGGGAACAAGCAGATGCCGCAGCCTCCGGTCCTTTGGAGCGCAGCCAAGACACAGCTGGTCATGATAGAAGCTATAGGAATGACGGGGCGGAGCAGAGCTCAGAGGGAGAACTCACCCAAGAAGTAGCTGAGCCTGAGGAGGCCCTCATTCAGAGCCCAGAGGCAAGTGGGGAAAACCGTGTAACAAGGGCTGAAGACACAGAAGTAAGGGATGAGAAGCCCATCCAGGCAGAAGTCCAGGCCACCCCTGGGACTCCCACAGTGCAGAGCGGCCATCAGGATGCAACAGGCCCAGGTAGCACAGATGCCAAGCGTGCGCCCCTTGATGCGAAAGAACCTGACAAAGGAAAGAGTGAGCAGCAGGTGGAGGCCTTGGATTCACCGCAGAAGAAGtcgaagaacaagaagaagaaaaacaagaagaagaaatctcCAGCCCAAGCGGAACCCCGCAAAGACGCCAGCCAAGAGTTAAACTGTCAGAACACAGAAGCGGGTGACCTGGAGGAAGAACAGACCCAGTTCCCTGACAAAACGCAGGCAGCAGAAACCCAGAGTGAAGAGACAGAAAGCCCAGAACAAAAAATCACAGCAGGAAGCAGCGAACAGGTTGATTGCCCAGAAGATCCGAAAACTGAGTTTAATGGAAAACagaaccaagaggaaaaagatGGTGTAAAAACCCAGGCAGGGAAGGTAGCGGCAGCCGGAGACACATTGACATCCGAGGCGGATGCAGCGTGCGAGGCGGATGTAGCGCAGTCGTCAGGCACCGGTGCTGAGGGTGAGGAAATTGGAGAACACGTTACAGATGGTCCCGCTGATGGTCCCACAGATGTCTTAGATCAGAACGGTCCCCAGTACGAAGAAAGGGACATCTCCTTGATGGAAAGGAAAGATTCCCCAAAGGATGCTAACGACGCTTCTCAGAGAGGAAGTGAAGAGGGGCAGGTACTGTCCCAACATCCAGGCCAGACGGTTGAGAAGGCTGAAAATGGCTGCGGCATAGACAACAGTGACCTGTCAGGGGAGCTGGGCGGCTTCAATCCAGAAAGTGGAGTGCAGGCAAGAGGCGAGGTTGAAAAAAGCAAGAATAAGGAGGATTGCACCATGTCCTGA
- the Lrrfip1 gene encoding leucine-rich repeat flightless-interacting protein 1 isoform X2, producing the protein MTSPAGTQNQEIDCLSPEAQRLAEARLAAKRAARAEAREIRMKELERQQKEVEERPDKDFLEKGSRNMPSLSAATLASLGGTSSRRGSGDTSISVDTEASIREIKDSLAEVEEKYKKAMVSNAQLDNEKTNFMYQVDTLKDTLLELEEQLAESQRLYEEKNKEFEREKHAHSILQFQFAEVKEALRQREEMLEKHGIILNSEIATNGETSDSLNDVGYQGPTKMPKEELNALKSAGEGTLGKAKEVEVKKEIVENVGKGGALQNTEQEQPRPNPVKDCVNKGVAHPGEKAEDQKSAEDSALSPRPLPGASYEQQVQSQAQENTSLLKTPEQIESHEVTDKPDGRTRNCLEQSNCLGGLDSEESGPIALGTRARSENSIGDQDEEKQEDLKTDLEKVSFEPCPHRVDEVRCTNSRDTGDNHLENAVEAGRAAGGEQADAAASGPLERSQDTAGHDRSYRNDGAEQSSEGELTQEVAEPEEALIQSPEASGENRVTRAEDTEVRDEKPIQAEVQATPGTPTVQSGHQDATGPGSTDAKRAPLDAKEPDKGKSEQQVEALDSPQKKSKNKKKKNKKKKSPAQAEPRKDASQELNCQNTEAGDLEEEQTQFPDKTQAAETQSEETESPEQKITAGSSEQVDCPEDPKTEFNGKQNQEEKDGVKTQAGKVAAAGDTLTSEADAACEADVAQSSGTGAEGEEIGEHVTDGPADGPTDVLDQNGPQYEERDISLMERKDSPKDANDASQRGSEEGQVLSQHPGQTVEKAENGCGIDNSDLSGELGGFNPESGVQARGEVEKSKNKEDCTMS; encoded by the exons GTAGAAGAAAGACCAGACAAAGACTTCCTTGAGAAG GGGTCCCGTAACATGCCCAGCTTGTCTGCTGCCACGCTGGCTTCTCTGGGCGGGACTTCCTCCCGGAGAGGAAGTGGAGATACTTCCATCTCCGTGGACACCGAGGCGTCCATTAGGGAAATTAAG GACTCGCTGGCTGAAGTCGAGGAGAAGTACAAGAAGGCCATGGTCTCCAACGCCCAGCTAGACAACGAGAAGACCAACTTCATGTACCAGGTAGACACGCTGAAGGACACGCTTCTGgagctggaagagcagctggccGAGTCTCAGAGACTATATGAGGAGAAGAACAAG GAGTTCGAGAGGGAGAAGCATGCCCACAGCATCCTGCAGTTCCAGTTTGCCGAAGTCAAGGAAGCTCTGAGGCAAAGGGAAGAAATGCTTGAG AAACATGGAATAATCCTAAATTCAGAAATCGCCACCAACGGAGAGACTTCAGACTCACTAAATGATGTTGGGTACCAAGGCCCTACGAAGATGCCAAAAGAAGAGCTGAATGCCCTCAAGTCAGCCGGGGAAGGGACACTAG GAAAAGCCAAAGAAGTGGAGGTGAAAAAGGAAATTGTGGAGAATGTGGGGAAAGGAGGAGCCTTACAGAATACTGAGCAAGAACAGCCCAGACCCAACCCAGTAAAGGATTGTGTGAACAAAGGGGTGGCACATCCCGGTGAGAAGGCTGAGGACCAGAAATCCGCTGAAGACAGTGCTCTGTCCCCACGACCACTACCAGGGGCCAGTTATGAGCAGCAGGTTCAGAGCCAAGCTCAAGAGAACACTTCTCTCCTCAAAACCCCAGAGCAGATTGAGTCACATGAGGTCACAGACAAGCCAGATGGTAGGACCAGAAACTGCTTGGAACAGTCCAACTGCCTGGGAGGTCTAGACAGTGAAGAGTCAGGGCCCATTGCCTTGGGTACCAGAGCTCGAAGTGAAAACTCTATAGGTGATcaggatgaagagaaacaagaggaCCTGAAAACAGACTTGGAGAAAGTTAGTTTCGAACCATGTCCACACAGAGTTGACGAGGTGCGCTGCACGAACTCAAGGGACACAGGTGACAATCACTTAGAGAATGCGGTAGAGGCAGGACGAGCTGCAGGTGGGGAACAAGCAGATGCCGCAGCCTCCGGTCCTTTGGAGCGCAGCCAAGACACAGCTGGTCATGATAGAAGCTATAGGAATGACGGGGCGGAGCAGAGCTCAGAGGGAGAACTCACCCAAGAAGTAGCTGAGCCTGAGGAGGCCCTCATTCAGAGCCCAGAGGCAAGTGGGGAAAACCGTGTAACAAGGGCTGAAGACACAGAAGTAAGGGATGAGAAGCCCATCCAGGCAGAAGTCCAGGCCACCCCTGGGACTCCCACAGTGCAGAGCGGCCATCAGGATGCAACAGGCCCAGGTAGCACAGATGCCAAGCGTGCGCCCCTTGATGCGAAAGAACCTGACAAAGGAAAGAGTGAGCAGCAGGTGGAGGCCTTGGATTCACCGCAGAAGAAGtcgaagaacaagaagaagaaaaacaagaagaagaaatctcCAGCCCAAGCGGAACCCCGCAAAGACGCCAGCCAAGAGTTAAACTGTCAGAACACAGAAGCGGGTGACCTGGAGGAAGAACAGACCCAGTTCCCTGACAAAACGCAGGCAGCAGAAACCCAGAGTGAAGAGACAGAAAGCCCAGAACAAAAAATCACAGCAGGAAGCAGCGAACAGGTTGATTGCCCAGAAGATCCGAAAACTGAGTTTAATGGAAAACagaaccaagaggaaaaagatGGTGTAAAAACCCAGGCAGGGAAGGTAGCGGCAGCCGGAGACACATTGACATCCGAGGCGGATGCAGCGTGCGAGGCGGATGTAGCGCAGTCGTCAGGCACCGGTGCTGAGGGTGAGGAAATTGGAGAACACGTTACAGATGGTCCCGCTGATGGTCCCACAGATGTCTTAGATCAGAACGGTCCCCAGTACGAAGAAAGGGACATCTCCTTGATGGAAAGGAAAGATTCCCCAAAGGATGCTAACGACGCTTCTCAGAGAGGAAGTGAAGAGGGGCAGGTACTGTCCCAACATCCAGGCCAGACGGTTGAGAAGGCTGAAAATGGCTGCGGCATAGACAACAGTGACCTGTCAGGGGAGCTGGGCGGCTTCAATCCAGAAAGTGGAGTGCAGGCAAGAGGCGAGGTTGAAAAAAGCAAGAATAAGGAGGATTGCACCATGTCCTGA
- the Lrrfip1 gene encoding leucine-rich repeat flightless-interacting protein 1 isoform X3 produces MKELERQQKEVEERPDKDFLEKGSRNMPSLSAATLASLGGTSSRRGSGDTSISVDTEASIREIKELNELKDQIQDVEGKYMQGLKEMKDSLAEVEEKYKKAMVSNAQLDNEKTNFMYQVDTLKDTLLELEEQLAESQRLYEEKNKEFEREKHAHSILQFQFAEVKEALRQREEMLEKHGIILNSEIATNGETSDSLNDVGYQGPTKMPKEELNALKSAGEGTLGKAKEVEVKKEIVENVGKGGALQNTEQEQPRPNPVKDCVNKGVAHPGEKAEDQKSAEDSALSPRPLPGASYEQQVQSQAQENTSLLKTPEQIESHEVTDKPDGRTRNCLEQSNCLGGLDSEESGPIALGTRARSENSIGDQDEEKQEDLKTDLEKVSFEPCPHRVDEVRCTNSRDTGDNHLENAVEAGRAAGGEQADAAASGPLERSQDTAGHDRSYRNDGAEQSSEGELTQEVAEPEEALIQSPEASGENRVTRAEDTEVRDEKPIQAEVQATPGTPTVQSGHQDATGPGSTDAKRAPLDAKEPDKGKSEQQVEALDSPQKKSKNKKKKNKKKKSPAQAEPRKDASQELNCQNTEAGDLEEEQTQFPDKTQAAETQSEETESPEQKITAGSSEQVDCPEDPKTEFNGKQNQEEKDGVKTQAGKVAAAGDTLTSEADAACEADVAQSSGTGAEGEEIGEHVTDGPADGPTDVLDQNGPQYEERDISLMERKDSPKDANDASQRGSEEGQVLSQHPGQTVEKAENGCGIDNSDLSGELGGFNPESGVQARGEVEKSKNKEDCTMS; encoded by the exons GTAGAAGAAAGACCAGACAAAGACTTCCTTGAGAAG GGGTCCCGTAACATGCCCAGCTTGTCTGCTGCCACGCTGGCTTCTCTGGGCGGGACTTCCTCCCGGAGAGGAAGTGGAGATACTTCCATCTCCGTGGACACCGAGGCGTCCATTAGGGAAATTAAG GAACTTAATGAGTTAAAGGACCAGATTCAGGATGTAGAAGGCAAATACATGCAGGGATTGAAAGAGATGAAG GACTCGCTGGCTGAAGTCGAGGAGAAGTACAAGAAGGCCATGGTCTCCAACGCCCAGCTAGACAACGAGAAGACCAACTTCATGTACCAGGTAGACACGCTGAAGGACACGCTTCTGgagctggaagagcagctggccGAGTCTCAGAGACTATATGAGGAGAAGAACAAG GAGTTCGAGAGGGAGAAGCATGCCCACAGCATCCTGCAGTTCCAGTTTGCCGAAGTCAAGGAAGCTCTGAGGCAAAGGGAAGAAATGCTTGAG AAACATGGAATAATCCTAAATTCAGAAATCGCCACCAACGGAGAGACTTCAGACTCACTAAATGATGTTGGGTACCAAGGCCCTACGAAGATGCCAAAAGAAGAGCTGAATGCCCTCAAGTCAGCCGGGGAAGGGACACTAG GAAAAGCCAAAGAAGTGGAGGTGAAAAAGGAAATTGTGGAGAATGTGGGGAAAGGAGGAGCCTTACAGAATACTGAGCAAGAACAGCCCAGACCCAACCCAGTAAAGGATTGTGTGAACAAAGGGGTGGCACATCCCGGTGAGAAGGCTGAGGACCAGAAATCCGCTGAAGACAGTGCTCTGTCCCCACGACCACTACCAGGGGCCAGTTATGAGCAGCAGGTTCAGAGCCAAGCTCAAGAGAACACTTCTCTCCTCAAAACCCCAGAGCAGATTGAGTCACATGAGGTCACAGACAAGCCAGATGGTAGGACCAGAAACTGCTTGGAACAGTCCAACTGCCTGGGAGGTCTAGACAGTGAAGAGTCAGGGCCCATTGCCTTGGGTACCAGAGCTCGAAGTGAAAACTCTATAGGTGATcaggatgaagagaaacaagaggaCCTGAAAACAGACTTGGAGAAAGTTAGTTTCGAACCATGTCCACACAGAGTTGACGAGGTGCGCTGCACGAACTCAAGGGACACAGGTGACAATCACTTAGAGAATGCGGTAGAGGCAGGACGAGCTGCAGGTGGGGAACAAGCAGATGCCGCAGCCTCCGGTCCTTTGGAGCGCAGCCAAGACACAGCTGGTCATGATAGAAGCTATAGGAATGACGGGGCGGAGCAGAGCTCAGAGGGAGAACTCACCCAAGAAGTAGCTGAGCCTGAGGAGGCCCTCATTCAGAGCCCAGAGGCAAGTGGGGAAAACCGTGTAACAAGGGCTGAAGACACAGAAGTAAGGGATGAGAAGCCCATCCAGGCAGAAGTCCAGGCCACCCCTGGGACTCCCACAGTGCAGAGCGGCCATCAGGATGCAACAGGCCCAGGTAGCACAGATGCCAAGCGTGCGCCCCTTGATGCGAAAGAACCTGACAAAGGAAAGAGTGAGCAGCAGGTGGAGGCCTTGGATTCACCGCAGAAGAAGtcgaagaacaagaagaagaaaaacaagaagaagaaatctcCAGCCCAAGCGGAACCCCGCAAAGACGCCAGCCAAGAGTTAAACTGTCAGAACACAGAAGCGGGTGACCTGGAGGAAGAACAGACCCAGTTCCCTGACAAAACGCAGGCAGCAGAAACCCAGAGTGAAGAGACAGAAAGCCCAGAACAAAAAATCACAGCAGGAAGCAGCGAACAGGTTGATTGCCCAGAAGATCCGAAAACTGAGTTTAATGGAAAACagaaccaagaggaaaaagatGGTGTAAAAACCCAGGCAGGGAAGGTAGCGGCAGCCGGAGACACATTGACATCCGAGGCGGATGCAGCGTGCGAGGCGGATGTAGCGCAGTCGTCAGGCACCGGTGCTGAGGGTGAGGAAATTGGAGAACACGTTACAGATGGTCCCGCTGATGGTCCCACAGATGTCTTAGATCAGAACGGTCCCCAGTACGAAGAAAGGGACATCTCCTTGATGGAAAGGAAAGATTCCCCAAAGGATGCTAACGACGCTTCTCAGAGAGGAAGTGAAGAGGGGCAGGTACTGTCCCAACATCCAGGCCAGACGGTTGAGAAGGCTGAAAATGGCTGCGGCATAGACAACAGTGACCTGTCAGGGGAGCTGGGCGGCTTCAATCCAGAAAGTGGAGTGCAGGCAAGAGGCGAGGTTGAAAAAAGCAAGAATAAGGAGGATTGCACCATGTCCTGA
- the LOC119820208 gene encoding solute carrier family 25 member 39-like yields the protein MDDQDPGGISPLQQMVASGTGAVVTSLFMTPLDVVKVRLQSQRPSVASELTPPSRFWSLSYTKWKCLLYCNGVLEPLYLCPNGTRCATWFQDPTRFTGTLDAFVKIVRHEGTRTLWSGLPATLVMTVPATAIYFTAYDQLKAFLCGQSLTSDLYAPMVAGALARMGTVTVVSPLELVRTKLQAQHVSYRELATCVQASVAQGGWRSLWLGWGPTALRDVPFSALYWFNYELVKGWLNGLRPKDQTSVGISFVAGGISGMVAATLTLPFDVVKTQRQIALGAVKAVRVKPPRVDSTWLLLRRIQAESGTRGLFAGFLPRIIKAAPSCAIMISTYEFGKSFFQRLNQEQPLGH from the coding sequence ATGGATGATCAGGATCCTGGGGGCATTAGCCCCCTTCAGCAGATGGTGGCCTCAGGAACTGGGGCTGTGGTCACCTCCCTCTTCATGACACCCCTGGATGTGGTGAAGGTCCGCCTTCAGTCTCAGAGGCCCTCAGTAGCCAGCGAATTGACACCTCCTTCCAGATTCTGGAGTCTCTCTTACACCAAATGGAAGTGCCTCCTCTACTGCAACGGTGTCCTGGAGCCCCTGTACCTGTGCCCCAACGGCACTCGCTGTGCCACCTGGTTTCAGGATCCGACTCGATTCACTGGCACCTTGGATGCCTTTGTGAAGATCGTGAGGCATGAGGGCACTAGGACCCTGTGGAGCGGCCTCCCAGCCACCCTGGTGATGACTGTGCCAGCTACTGCCATCTACTTCACTGCCTACGACCAACTCAAGGCTTTCCTGTGTGGTCAgtccttgacctctgacctctacgcaCCCATGGTGGCTGGTGCCCTCGCCCGCATGGGCACTGTGACAGTGGTCAGCCCCTTGGAGCTTGTGCGCACCAAACTACAGGCTCAGCACGTGTCATACCGGGAGCTGGCTACCTGTGTTCAAGCTTCGGTGGCCCAGGGGGGCTGGCGCTCACTGTGGCTGGGCTGGGGTCCCACAGCCCTTCGAGATGTGCCCTTCTCAGCTCTGTACTGGTTCAACTACGAGCTGGTGAAGGGCTGGCTGAACGGGCTGAGACCAAAGGACCAGACATCCGTGGGCATCAGCTTTGTGGCTGGTGGCATCTCAGGAATGGTGGCTGCCACCCTCACTCTACCCTTCGATGTGGTGAAGACCCAGCGGCAGATCGCACTGGGAGCAGTGAAGGCCGTGAGAGTGAAGCCCCCAAGAGTTGATTCCACCTGGCTCCTGCTTCGGAGAATCCAAGCTGAATCGGGCACCAGGGGACTCTTTGCAGGTTTCCTCCCAAGGATCATCAAGGCCGCTCCCTCCTGTGCTATCATGATCAGCACTTACGAGTTCGGCAAAAGCTTCTTCCAGAGGCTCAACCAGGAACAGCCTCTGGGCCACTGA